One genomic region from Populus nigra chromosome 8, ddPopNigr1.1, whole genome shotgun sequence encodes:
- the LOC133700586 gene encoding probable S-adenosylmethionine carrier 2, chloroplastic isoform X1: protein MYGGKRPVRGNQPPPITYKRNRNGGMPFDLADFVHDGHSPSISENNKPNDIKSGTSSPEIFSTTELVSAVGQVWNLLNPCAIPETKDQKNVILNDLNGAGAGGAAILDDNTKYFCVDIRNGSHVTQMVQPQFEFLKVTKKMLVFEPSSQNYSRSLFWRFLKRGTSLRNESREGKGLATVGTGYELDKIYGWMKELIPAGSKYPANNSTEGCIARDCPTNPANNLASRTADCYSDSVESKEVSVCDNARVVTIGKSSSVSSDHFLAALHDFNANSSASRALNSVLCSDYHINCLAPCKSTHEHFENDIGDFDAPKNAREQPQNLVTQGRTGIQIQSSACERPQYALAKQEHAFAGAFAGIFVSLSLHPIDTVKTIIQSCPAEQKSISFIGRSIVSERGMTGLYRGIGSNIASSAPISAIYTFTYESVKGSLLPHFPKEHHSFAHCIAGGCASIATSFVFTPSERIKQQMQIGSHYNNCWSALVGIIGKGGFHSLYAGWGAVLCRNIPQSVIKFYTYESLKQLVLSSQNSSAQPSTLQTLVCGGLAGSTAALFTTPFDVVKTRLQTQIPGSMSPYGNVFHALQEIGKNEGLKGLYRGLTPRLVMYMSQGALFFASYEFLKRLFSLEMPQFRA from the exons ATGTATGGGGGCAAAAGGCCTGTTAGAGGTAATCAGCCTCCTCCAATTACTTACAAGAGGAATCGAAATGGGGGAATGCCTTTTGACCTTGCTGATTTTGTCCATGATGGACATTCCCCTTCCATTTCTGAGAACAATAAGCCAAATGACATAAAATCTGGAACTTCGTCGCCAGAAATATTCAGCACGACTGAGCTTGTCTCAGCAGTTGGGCAGGTTTGGAATCTTTTGAATCCTTGCGCCATTCCTGAAACCAAGGATCAGAAAAATGTTATCTTGAATGATCTGAACGGGGCAGGAGCTGGCGGGGCAGCTATTCTAGATGATAATACTAAATACTTTTGTGTTGATATAAGGAATGGTAGCCATGTTACACAGATGGTGCAGCCACAGTTTGAGTTTCTTAAAGTAACTAAGAAGATGTTGGTGTTTGAACCTTCTAGTCAAAATTACAGCCGGTCACTGTTCTGGCGGTTTTTGAAGAGAGGTACCAGCTTGCGGAATGAGTCTCGGGAGGGAAAAGGTCTTGCAACTGTGGGTACTGGATATGAATTGGATAAGATATATGGATGGATGAAGGAACTGATTCCTGCTGGTTCAAAATATCCTGCAAATAACAGCACAGAAGGTTGCATTGCCAGAGATTGTCCAACTAACCCTGCAAATAACTTAGCTTCTAGAACTGCTGACTGTTATTCTGATTCAGTCGAATCAAAAGAGGTATCAGTGTGCGATAATGCAAGAGTAGTAACTATAGGAAAATCCAGCTCTGTATCCTCTGACCATTTCCTTGCGGCTCTCCATGATTTTAATGCCAATAGTAGTGCTTCAAGAGCTCTAAATTCTGTTCTTTGCTCAGATTATCATATTAATTGTTTAGCTCCATGTAAGAGTACACATGAACATTTTGAAAATGACATTGGTGATTTTGATGCACCTAAAAATGCAAGAGAACAACCTCAAAATCTGGTTACTCAGGGCAGAACTGGAATACAAATTCAGTCATCAGCATGCGAAAGACCTCAGTATGCCTTAGCTAAGCAAGAGCATGCTTTTGCGGGTGCATTTGCTGGTATTTTTGTTAGCCTTTCTCTGCATCCTATAGATACAGTAAAGACAATCATCCAATCTTGCCCTGCAGAACAGAAGTCTATCTCCTTCATTGGAAGATCAATTGTTTCTGAAAGAG GCATGACCGGGCTTTATCGTGGAATAGGTAGCAATATTGCATCGTCAGCTCCAATTTCTGCCATTTACACTTTTACATATGAATCAGTTAAAGGATCTTTGCTTCCTCATTTTCCCAAG GAACATCATTCTTTTGCCCATTGCATTGCAGGCGGTTGTGCAAGCATTGCAACTTCCTTTGTTTTTACTCCCAGTGAACGTATAAAGCAGCAGATGCAAATTGGTTCACACTATAACAATTGCTG GAGTGCACTGGTTGGAATAATTGGAAAAGGTGGTTTCCACTCGTTGTATGCAGGTTGGGGAGCTGTACTCTGTCGGAACATTCCACAGTCAGTGATCAAG TTTTACACATATGAAAGCTTGAAGCAGTTGGTGCTGTCATCTCAAAATTCCAGTGCTCAACCCAGTACATTACAAACG CTAGTTTGCGGAGGATTAGCAGGATCTACTGCAGCCTTATTTACAACTCCTTTTGATGTGGTGAAGACAAGATTGCAGACGCAG ATTCCTGGATCCATGAGCCCATATGGAAACGTATTTCATGCACTTCAAGAAATAGGCAAGAATGAAGGTTTGAAGGGTCTCTATAG GGGATTAACTCCGAGATTGGTTATGTACATGTCTCAAGGAGCACTATTCTTTGCATCAtatgaatttttgaaaagattattttctTTGGAGATGCCACAGTTTAGGGCTTAA
- the LOC133700586 gene encoding uncharacterized protein LOC133700586 isoform X2: MYGGKRPVRGNQPPPITYKRNRNGGMPFDLADFVHDGHSPSISENNKPNDIKSGTSSPEIFSTTELVSAVGQVWNLLNPCAIPETKDQKNVILNDLNGAGAGGAAILDDNTKYFCVDIRNGSHVTQMVQPQFEFLKVTKKMLVFEPSSQNYSRSLFWRFLKRGTSLRNESREGKGLATVGTGYELDKIYGWMKELIPAGSKYPANNSTEGCIARDCPTNPANNLASRTADCYSDSVESKEVSVCDNARVVTIGKSSSVSSDHFLAALHDFNANSSASRALNSVLCSDYHINCLAPCKSTHEHFENDIGDFDAPKNAREQPQNLVTQGRTGIQIQSSACERPQYALAKQEHAFAGAFAGIFVSLSLHPIDTVKTIIQSCPAEQKSISFIGRSIVSERGMTGLYRGIGSNIASSAPISAIYTFTYESVKGSLLPHFPKEHHSFAHCIAGGCASIATSFVFTPSERIKQQMQIGSHYNNCWSALVGIIGKGGFHSLYAGWGAVLCRNIPQSVIKFYTYESLKQLVLSSQNSSAQPSTLQTLVCGGLAGSTAALFTTPFDVVKTRLQTQWHFADSWIHEPIWKRISCTSRNRQE, encoded by the exons ATGTATGGGGGCAAAAGGCCTGTTAGAGGTAATCAGCCTCCTCCAATTACTTACAAGAGGAATCGAAATGGGGGAATGCCTTTTGACCTTGCTGATTTTGTCCATGATGGACATTCCCCTTCCATTTCTGAGAACAATAAGCCAAATGACATAAAATCTGGAACTTCGTCGCCAGAAATATTCAGCACGACTGAGCTTGTCTCAGCAGTTGGGCAGGTTTGGAATCTTTTGAATCCTTGCGCCATTCCTGAAACCAAGGATCAGAAAAATGTTATCTTGAATGATCTGAACGGGGCAGGAGCTGGCGGGGCAGCTATTCTAGATGATAATACTAAATACTTTTGTGTTGATATAAGGAATGGTAGCCATGTTACACAGATGGTGCAGCCACAGTTTGAGTTTCTTAAAGTAACTAAGAAGATGTTGGTGTTTGAACCTTCTAGTCAAAATTACAGCCGGTCACTGTTCTGGCGGTTTTTGAAGAGAGGTACCAGCTTGCGGAATGAGTCTCGGGAGGGAAAAGGTCTTGCAACTGTGGGTACTGGATATGAATTGGATAAGATATATGGATGGATGAAGGAACTGATTCCTGCTGGTTCAAAATATCCTGCAAATAACAGCACAGAAGGTTGCATTGCCAGAGATTGTCCAACTAACCCTGCAAATAACTTAGCTTCTAGAACTGCTGACTGTTATTCTGATTCAGTCGAATCAAAAGAGGTATCAGTGTGCGATAATGCAAGAGTAGTAACTATAGGAAAATCCAGCTCTGTATCCTCTGACCATTTCCTTGCGGCTCTCCATGATTTTAATGCCAATAGTAGTGCTTCAAGAGCTCTAAATTCTGTTCTTTGCTCAGATTATCATATTAATTGTTTAGCTCCATGTAAGAGTACACATGAACATTTTGAAAATGACATTGGTGATTTTGATGCACCTAAAAATGCAAGAGAACAACCTCAAAATCTGGTTACTCAGGGCAGAACTGGAATACAAATTCAGTCATCAGCATGCGAAAGACCTCAGTATGCCTTAGCTAAGCAAGAGCATGCTTTTGCGGGTGCATTTGCTGGTATTTTTGTTAGCCTTTCTCTGCATCCTATAGATACAGTAAAGACAATCATCCAATCTTGCCCTGCAGAACAGAAGTCTATCTCCTTCATTGGAAGATCAATTGTTTCTGAAAGAG GCATGACCGGGCTTTATCGTGGAATAGGTAGCAATATTGCATCGTCAGCTCCAATTTCTGCCATTTACACTTTTACATATGAATCAGTTAAAGGATCTTTGCTTCCTCATTTTCCCAAG GAACATCATTCTTTTGCCCATTGCATTGCAGGCGGTTGTGCAAGCATTGCAACTTCCTTTGTTTTTACTCCCAGTGAACGTATAAAGCAGCAGATGCAAATTGGTTCACACTATAACAATTGCTG GAGTGCACTGGTTGGAATAATTGGAAAAGGTGGTTTCCACTCGTTGTATGCAGGTTGGGGAGCTGTACTCTGTCGGAACATTCCACAGTCAGTGATCAAG TTTTACACATATGAAAGCTTGAAGCAGTTGGTGCTGTCATCTCAAAATTCCAGTGCTCAACCCAGTACATTACAAACG CTAGTTTGCGGAGGATTAGCAGGATCTACTGCAGCCTTATTTACAACTCCTTTTGATGTGGTGAAGACAAGATTGCAGACGCAG TGGCATTTTGCAGATTCCTGGATCCATGAGCCCATATGGAAACGTATTTCATGCACTTCAAGAAATAGGCAAGAATGA
- the LOC133701966 gene encoding putative F-box protein At5g55150, translated as MAECYNLPQDCNNLAIQQLPGLILPTGSLKRSSKTHQFLPLKQIINKDDNQDSPAPNKPLMLTIPLAGKYCGSYRGWLILEDRNEEAFTNKINKDMLVLNPVSGEKFELPDVSTLPPYGTGGVPSWYPRSCSIEKVVLSCCPNPLEANSCLVLAIYNYGQIAYCKLGNREWRSIGFGHSSIDHEGYLDAVYCHDRFYVLHVTKKLFVCNFDGSDLCINELINSVPRTRNSSFKTFEHLYLVEAQGELLIVVRRKDGGDQPALTSQFLLYKLDSDSYYRDKHEKVNDYDWDKHQVGSLGDYALFLGPTQMQPFTLPESEASSLKGNCIYYTDQSVNAKGCKNKQIRYDAGVYNLETACFEQFRTTSSTKKMHMIWITPHGIM; from the coding sequence ATGGCTGAGTGCTATAACCTTCCTCAAGATTGCAATAACCTAGCGATTCAGCAACTTCCAGGTCTTATACTACCTACTGGTAGCCTCAAGAGGTCCTCCAAGACACACCAATTCTTGCCTCTGAAACAAATCATCAACAAGGATGATAACCAAGATAGCCCTGCGCCTAACAAACCGCTAATGCTAACAATCCCGCTAGCTGGTAAATATTGCGGGTCTTATCGAGGGTGGCTGATCTTGGAGGACAGAAACGAGGAAGCATTcaccaataaaataaacaaggacATGCTTGTCCTGAATCCTGTCTCGGGTGAAAAATTCGAACTTCCTGATGTGTCCACACTCCCTCCTTATGGCACAGGCGGTGTTCCATCATGGTATCCTAGATCATGCTCTATTGAGAAAGTTGTTTTATCTTGTTGTCCAAACCCCTTAGAAGCAAATTCATGCTTGGTCTTGGCCATTTATAACTATGGTCAGATTGCTTATTGCAAATTGGGAAACAGAGAGTGGAGAAGCATTGGATTTGGACATTCTTCAATTGACCACGAGGGTTATTTGGACGCGGTTTATTGCCACGACCGGTTTTATGTGTTGCATGTAACTAAGAAGTTATTCGTCTGTAATTTCGACGGGTCTGATCTATGTATCAATGAATTGATAAACAGTGTTCCACGCACTCGGAATTCCAGTTTCAAAACGTTCGAGCATCTATACTTGGTGGAAGCACAAGGCGAGTTGTTGATTGTGGTGCGCAGAAAGGACGGAGGTGATCAACCTGCACTAACCTCACAGTTCCTATTGTACAAACTGGATTCCGATTCCTATTATCGGgataaacatgaaaaagttaATGACTATGATTGGGATAAACATCAAGTCGGGAGTTTGGGTGATTATGCCCTATTTCTGGGACCAACGCAGATGCAACCATTTACTTTACCAGAGTCAGAGGCATCGAGCTTGAAGGGAAATTGCATCTATTACACGGATCAATCTGTCAATGCAAAGGGCTGCAAGAATAAGCAAATAAGATATGATGCAGGTGTCTATAACTTGGAGACCGCTTGTTTTGAGCAATTCCGTACTACTTCCTCCACAAAAAAGATGCATATGATTTGGATTACCCCCCATGGCATAATGTAG